Proteins encoded within one genomic window of Prochlorococcus marinus str. MIT 9515:
- a CDS encoding RNA recognition motif domain-containing protein → MTIFIGNLSWNTEEKDLKDLFNTYGEVTKCMIPLERNSRRKRGFGFVEMTSESSEKTAIDDLQDVEWMGREIRVYKAEQRDRSSTKNRRYGIKKNS, encoded by the coding sequence ATGACAATTTTCATTGGAAATTTATCATGGAACACTGAAGAGAAGGATCTTAAAGACCTTTTCAATACTTATGGTGAAGTTACAAAATGTATGATTCCTTTAGAGAGAAATTCAAGAAGAAAAAGAGGTTTTGGCTTTGTCGAAATGACCAGTGAAAGCTCAGAAAAAACTGCGATTGATGATTTGCAAGATGTCGAATGGATGGGCAGGGAAATTAGAGTTTATAAGGCGGAGCAAAGAGATCGCTCTTCAACGAAAAATAGACGTTATGGTATTAAAAAAAATAGTTAA
- a CDS encoding SDR family oxidoreductase, with translation MEKVLVTGASGFIALHCIHELLKEGYIVKGSLRNMKRAEEVRKSLKIDSENHKLEFCKLDLLHDEGWDEAAFDCDYLLHVASPFTIAEPKRESLLINPALEGTIRALNASKKSSKVKKVVLTSSMAAIAYGHDKQLCTPQDWTDTTKNVGAYVKSKTIAEKAAWDFVHNDNDHSFSMTTINPGMVFGPLLSDDIDGASAELLSKMINGKFPALPDAYFTVVDVRDVAKLHVDSLRNNKSDNKRIIATSPQGINIMKISKILRKNGYTKTPQKFIPTKMINSLASFNKEMKSMANMVNRGSYGADISETISIFNWEPISLEKTLIDMGNSLKQISTK, from the coding sequence TTGGAAAAAGTTTTAGTTACTGGAGCATCTGGGTTTATTGCTTTGCACTGCATCCATGAGCTCCTAAAAGAAGGTTATATCGTAAAAGGATCTCTTAGAAATATGAAAAGAGCAGAGGAAGTAAGAAAATCTCTTAAGATAGATTCAGAAAATCATAAGCTGGAATTTTGTAAACTTGACCTTCTACATGATGAGGGTTGGGATGAAGCAGCCTTTGATTGTGATTATCTTCTTCATGTCGCATCTCCTTTTACTATCGCAGAACCAAAAAGAGAATCTCTTCTAATCAATCCTGCATTGGAAGGTACTATAAGGGCATTAAATGCTTCAAAAAAATCCTCTAAAGTCAAAAAAGTTGTTCTAACTTCTTCAATGGCGGCAATTGCTTATGGACATGATAAGCAGTTATGTACGCCTCAAGACTGGACAGACACAACAAAAAACGTCGGCGCTTATGTAAAAAGTAAAACAATTGCAGAGAAAGCTGCATGGGATTTTGTTCATAATGACAATGATCATTCTTTTTCAATGACAACTATTAATCCTGGAATGGTTTTCGGTCCACTGCTCAGCGATGATATTGATGGGGCTTCGGCAGAACTTCTTTCAAAAATGATTAATGGTAAATTCCCGGCATTACCAGATGCTTATTTTACTGTCGTTGATGTAAGAGATGTCGCTAAGTTGCATGTCGATTCTCTTAGAAATAATAAAAGTGATAATAAAAGAATTATTGCGACTTCTCCCCAAGGGATAAATATCATGAAAATTTCAAAAATTTTAAGAAAAAATGGTTATACAAAAACACCTCAAAAATTTATCCCAACAAAAATGATAAATTCTCTTGCGTCTTTTAATAAAGAGATGAAAAGTATGGCTAATATGGTTAATAGAGGTTCTTATGGTGCTGATATTTCAGAAACTATTTCTATATTTAATTGGGAACCAATTTCACTAGAAAAAACATTAATTGATATGGGTAATTCTTTAAAACAAATTTCAACCAAATAA
- a CDS encoding fatty acid desaturase yields the protein MNKIKRSDFILKPFLKRNNFKAFYQLITTLVPIIAIWIIVSKIVYSPLLPIAKGILLIPILFLLTLLSSRTFSLMHDCGHNSLFEKRSLNNFFGFFLGLLNGIPHKPWANDHAFHHRNNGNWEIYKGPVDVLSLEDYESLTKREKLIYKISRHWLMLLPGGFFYLVIKARLGLILIIFNFIKSLMIESFIKIKERNYSQLLNIKSRIKPPFSDYGDNFDELFDLIANNIIVITGWIIMCKWLGAVFFLTFYSIILTFSAAIFICIFFIQHNYENAYASNTKNWDIVEGAIFGSSNLDIPNWLNWFLADISFHSIHHLSERIPNYNLRACHKANIHLLKKSKFLKLSDFPNCFKYIIWDSKNENLIPIN from the coding sequence ATGAATAAAATCAAAAGATCTGATTTTATATTAAAGCCATTTCTAAAAAGGAATAATTTTAAAGCGTTCTATCAGCTAATAACTACTCTCGTACCAATAATCGCTATTTGGATTATTGTTTCTAAAATTGTATATTCTCCTCTTTTGCCAATTGCAAAAGGGATTTTATTGATTCCCATTCTCTTTCTTCTTACCCTATTATCTTCAAGAACATTCTCATTAATGCATGATTGTGGACATAATTCCTTATTTGAAAAACGTTCTTTGAATAACTTTTTTGGTTTTTTTCTAGGTTTGTTAAATGGAATACCTCATAAACCTTGGGCTAATGATCATGCATTCCACCATCGAAATAATGGGAATTGGGAAATTTATAAAGGTCCTGTAGATGTGTTAAGCCTAGAAGATTATGAATCTCTTACTAAAAGAGAAAAACTTATTTATAAAATTAGTAGACATTGGTTAATGCTTTTACCAGGAGGTTTCTTTTATTTGGTTATTAAAGCAAGATTAGGACTTATTTTGATTATCTTTAATTTTATTAAATCCTTGATGATAGAAAGTTTTATTAAAATTAAAGAAAGAAATTATTCTCAACTTTTAAACATTAAATCAAGAATTAAACCTCCTTTCTCTGATTATGGAGATAATTTTGATGAATTATTTGATCTGATTGCTAACAATATTATTGTTATAACTGGTTGGATAATTATGTGTAAGTGGTTAGGAGCCGTATTTTTCTTAACTTTTTATTCGATAATATTAACTTTTTCAGCAGCAATTTTCATATGTATCTTTTTCATACAACATAACTATGAAAATGCATATGCGAGTAATACAAAAAACTGGGATATTGTCGAAGGTGCAATTTTTGGAAGCAGCAATTTAGATATACCAAATTGGTTAAATTGGTTCTTAGCTGATATTTCTTTTCACAGCATTCATCATCTATCAGAAAGAATCCCTAATTACAATTTAAGAGCTTGTCATAAAGCAAATATACATTTACTAAAAAAGTCAAAATTTCTTAAATTAAGTGACTTCCCTAATTGTTTTAAATATATTATTTGGGACAGTAAAAATGAAAATCTAATCCCAATTAATTAA
- a CDS encoding HAD family hydrolase encodes MEFPEAILFDLDGVLLDTEPLLAYAWNETAKEYNHYLSNDNLLQLKGRRRRDCAKKVCKWINKENSIEELLITQKLKVDKQLSKAKPFKGAIDLIKFCINTKLPIALVTSSSSQSFKIKSSSNSWLNLFETKILGDDKFISAGKPSPDPYLRALKILDVNPFKTWVIEDSYAGSVSGLRAGCNLIFFSKDNEILNKLINEFNQEKIQKINELSEIIYYLKLYKGF; translated from the coding sequence ATGGAATTCCCAGAAGCAATTCTTTTTGATTTAGATGGTGTTCTATTAGATACAGAACCATTACTAGCTTATGCGTGGAATGAAACCGCCAAAGAATATAATCACTATTTATCAAACGATAACTTATTACAATTAAAGGGAAGAAGAAGAAGAGATTGCGCAAAAAAAGTTTGTAAATGGATAAATAAAGAAAATTCAATCGAGGAATTACTAATTACTCAAAAATTAAAAGTAGATAAACAGCTCAGCAAAGCAAAACCTTTTAAGGGGGCAATAGATCTAATCAAATTTTGTATAAATACAAAATTACCTATTGCTTTAGTAACAAGTAGTAGTAGCCAGAGTTTTAAAATCAAAAGCTCTTCAAATTCCTGGTTAAATTTATTCGAAACAAAAATTCTTGGAGATGATAAATTTATATCTGCTGGCAAGCCTTCACCTGATCCTTATTTGAGAGCATTAAAGATTTTAGATGTAAATCCATTTAAAACATGGGTGATAGAAGACTCATATGCAGGATCAGTTTCAGGACTGAGAGCTGGCTGTAATTTAATATTTTTTTCCAAAGATAATGAGATCCTTAATAAATTAATAAATGAATTTAACCAAGAAAAGATTCAAAAAATTAATGAGTTGTCAGAGATTATTTATTATTTAAAGTTATATAAAGGTTTTTAA
- a CDS encoding SOS response-associated peptidase — protein MCGRFELKTKFENLPKVLKQDYPSALNTKYETQNLIRPNDPVLVIKNEGKIQTTFMTWGFISPWAKDPFDKRRPRPFNARSESVEEKKLFSGSWKHKRCLIPASGFFEKKYRIRKDNYETFWLGGIWSKWSSLDGAELESCCILTTEANDLVKRLHHRMPVIIPNGYEKNWTDQVKDTDELKGLIPIMRGWPSSGWITEEINKKPTTQMSLF, from the coding sequence ATGTGCGGAAGATTTGAACTAAAAACTAAATTTGAGAACTTACCAAAAGTTTTAAAACAAGACTATCCAAGTGCGCTTAATACTAAATACGAGACCCAGAATTTAATTCGACCTAATGATCCAGTCCTTGTAATTAAGAATGAAGGAAAAATTCAGACTACTTTTATGACATGGGGGTTTATCTCGCCATGGGCTAAAGACCCTTTTGACAAGAGAAGACCTAGACCCTTTAATGCGAGGTCAGAAAGTGTTGAAGAGAAAAAATTGTTTAGCGGAAGCTGGAAACATAAAAGATGCTTAATACCTGCAAGCGGTTTTTTTGAAAAAAAATATCGTATTAGAAAAGATAATTATGAAACTTTTTGGTTAGGAGGGATTTGGAGTAAATGGTCTTCACTTGATGGTGCTGAGTTAGAAAGTTGCTGTATTTTAACGACTGAAGCAAATGATTTAGTGAAACGTTTACATCATCGTATGCCAGTGATCATACCAAATGGATACGAAAAAAACTGGACTGATCAGGTTAAGGATACTGATGAATTGAAAGGGTTAATTCCCATAATGAGGGGTTGGCCTTCTTCCGGATGGATAACAGAAGAAATTAATAAAAAGCCCACTACCCAAATGAGCTTATTTTAA